Proteins from one Xenopus tropicalis strain Nigerian chromosome 1, UCB_Xtro_10.0, whole genome shotgun sequence genomic window:
- the LOC116411776 gene encoding calcium-dependent protein kinase C-like, with protein sequence MKRRKKRTRSPEEDPAEGRKSKKTRQDAKRTPSFDITNYSALAELGKGSFGRVILASYDINDELVAVKVIQKKQEKDFRYIRREANILQIAGGCPFLCRAFATFQTESLILFVLEYINGGTMDKLIKRQGQLDTNQILFYSAELIVGLEFLHTNGIVHRDLKPENILMDEEGHVKIGDFGLARTNIFSPETCRGYYGTPGYIAPEVRLSVPIHLLIIILRICFI encoded by the exons ATGAAGAGAAGGAAGAAAAGGACAAGAAGTCCAGAAGAGGACCCAGCTG AAGGAAGAAAATCTAAAAAAACGAGGCAGGACGCCAAAAGAACGCCGTCCTTTGATATTACCAACTACAGCGCGTTGGCAGAGCTGGGAAAAGGCAGCTTCGGCAGA GTGATTTTGGCTTCCTATGACATCAATGACGAACTTGTGGCAGTGAAGGTCATCCAGAAGAAACAGGAGAAGGACTTCAGATATATCAGAAGAGAGGCCAACATACTGCAGATAGCTGGAGGATGCCCATTTCTGTGCAGGGCATTTGCAACATTTCAAACGGAG TCCCTCATATTATTTGTCCTGGAGTACATCAATGGCGGCACAATGGACAAGCTTATAAAGCGCCAAGGACAACTGGACACTAATCAAATACT gttttattctGCAGAACTGATTGTGGGGTTGGAGTTCCTGCACACCAACGGGATTGTTCATCG TGACCTCAAGCCAGAAAATATTTTGATGGATGAAGAAGGCCATGTGAAGATCGGAGATTTTGGCCTTGCACGTACCAACATATTCAGCCCTGAGACATGCCGTGGGTACTATGGCACACCAGGGTATATTGCCCCAGAGGTGAGATTATCAGTTCCCATACATTTGCTTATTATAATACTtagaatatgttttatttaa